A region of Myxococcus stipitatus DSM 14675 DNA encodes the following proteins:
- a CDS encoding metallophosphoesterase family protein, with protein MRYWLPWLLLLFAGCGVFELHPYEVRGGEQDVNARALEKLPRDRGDGAFRFAVMGDIGVFLREANDAMKDVATREVDFVIQVGDLTEFSSAQEYGRVASLLNDAPVPALAVIGNHDLLGTGRQLFLHHFGAADLSFDYGGSRFVLFDSNSREFDYPGDVPDLDLLRAELMSPPRGGHLFTFSHVPPWHSDFDPSLKEPFEHLQAERDVVVSFHGHVHRFSSDVREGVRYFITDALELRNYLVVTVAGDSVRIEQVFY; from the coding sequence GTGAGGTATTGGCTCCCATGGTTGTTGCTGCTCTTCGCGGGGTGCGGCGTCTTCGAGTTGCACCCCTACGAGGTCCGTGGGGGCGAGCAGGACGTGAACGCGCGCGCGCTCGAGAAGCTCCCGAGAGACCGCGGTGACGGCGCCTTCCGCTTCGCGGTGATGGGCGACATCGGCGTCTTCTTGAGGGAGGCGAACGACGCCATGAAGGACGTGGCGACGCGGGAGGTCGACTTCGTCATCCAGGTGGGCGACCTGACGGAGTTCAGCTCGGCCCAGGAGTATGGCCGGGTGGCGAGCCTGCTCAACGATGCGCCGGTGCCCGCACTGGCCGTCATCGGTAATCACGACCTCTTGGGGACGGGGCGGCAGCTCTTCCTCCACCACTTCGGCGCGGCGGACCTGTCGTTCGACTACGGCGGCAGCCGCTTCGTCCTCTTCGATTCGAACTCCCGCGAGTTCGACTACCCCGGCGACGTGCCGGACCTGGACCTGCTGCGCGCGGAGTTGATGTCGCCGCCGCGCGGAGGACACCTGTTCACCTTCTCCCATGTTCCGCCGTGGCATTCGGACTTCGACCCGTCGCTGAAGGAGCCCTTCGAGCACCTCCAGGCGGAGCGCGATGTCGTGGTGTCCTTCCACGGCCACGTCCACCGCTTCAGCAGCGATGTGCGCGAGGGCGTGCGCTACTTCATCACCGATGCACTCGAGTTGCGGAACTACCTGGTGGTCACCGTCGCGGGTGACTCGGTGCGCATCGAGCAGGTCTTCTACTGA
- the dgcN gene encoding N-acetyltransferase DgcN, with protein sequence MEIQKPYLLFLGDVPDQLAAKTAHGIVDWRPEWCVGQLRLPGCKADCGLTDLDIAQAKAKGVKTLIVGVANAGGVLPEHWVGKLVEALDAGMDVATGLHRRLSSFPAIAEAARRNGRALHDVRIPDMEFATGKGTRRQGLRLLTVGTDCSVGKKYTALALEKEMRARGLQADFRATGQTGIFISGRGVAIDAVVSDFVAGAAEWLSPENAVDHWDLVEGQGSLFHPSFAGVTLGLLHGAQPDAFVVCHEPTRTKMRGVQHALPSIQAVIERTVLEGQLTNPGIRCTGLAINTEHLAEPEALGLLERLGREHGLPCVDPIRTGVGPLVDELVRRFPARG encoded by the coding sequence GTGGAGATCCAGAAGCCCTACCTGTTGTTCCTGGGGGATGTACCCGACCAGCTCGCGGCGAAGACGGCGCACGGCATCGTCGACTGGAGGCCCGAGTGGTGCGTCGGCCAGCTCCGGCTCCCTGGCTGCAAGGCGGACTGCGGCCTGACGGACCTGGACATCGCCCAGGCGAAGGCGAAGGGCGTCAAGACGCTCATCGTCGGCGTGGCCAACGCGGGAGGCGTGCTGCCGGAGCACTGGGTGGGCAAGTTGGTGGAGGCGCTGGATGCGGGCATGGACGTGGCGACGGGGCTGCACAGGCGCCTGTCGTCCTTCCCCGCCATCGCGGAGGCGGCCCGGCGCAACGGCCGCGCGCTGCATGACGTGCGGATTCCGGACATGGAGTTCGCGACGGGCAAGGGGACTCGGCGTCAGGGGTTGCGGCTGCTGACGGTGGGGACGGATTGCTCGGTGGGGAAGAAGTACACGGCGCTCGCGCTGGAGAAGGAGATGCGCGCGCGAGGACTCCAGGCGGACTTCCGCGCCACGGGGCAGACGGGCATCTTCATCTCGGGCCGCGGGGTGGCCATCGACGCGGTGGTGTCCGACTTCGTGGCCGGCGCGGCGGAGTGGCTGTCACCGGAGAACGCGGTGGACCACTGGGATTTGGTGGAAGGACAGGGGTCGCTGTTCCACCCCTCGTTCGCGGGGGTGACGCTCGGGCTGCTGCACGGCGCGCAGCCGGACGCCTTCGTCGTCTGCCATGAGCCGACGCGCACGAAGATGCGGGGTGTCCAGCATGCGCTCCCCTCCATCCAGGCGGTCATCGAGCGCACCGTGCTGGAGGGGCAGCTGACGAACCCTGGCATCCGGTGCACCGGGTTGGCCATCAACACCGAGCACCTGGCGGAGCCGGAGGCCCTGGGGCTGCTGGAGCGGCTGGGGCGGGAGCACGGGCTGCCGTGTGTCGACCCCATTCGGACGGGTGTCGGGCCGCTGGTGGATGAGCTGGTGCGCCGCTTCCCGGCTCGGGGCTGA
- a CDS encoding M57 family metalloprotease, with amino-acid sequence MRTAQAIVLALAVSCGEASDIGVPSRDETFDDGWKAFRAQVVESSARPGVFIVEGDIAIHGEEALRKYYNDFMARTSQPLTISQRPVGGGMFVDDVWTDAAKHSLTYCISDAFGTQKSLVITAMATAAESWSRRVGVTIRHIPSEDGMCAQEPPDFNLNVTFDVKPSPQAEEHEYLAAAFFPSAARHEAILNISPNAFTTSSGGRTLEGILRHELGHVLGFRHEHMWAEPIGSCSDDIEAEDTGAPGLEDDGRLLVGGYDTASVMFYPQCRPPGSVGGYAQTETDYRAAISLYGLAPSLIVSAVTPL; translated from the coding sequence TTGAGAACAGCGCAAGCAATCGTGCTCGCCTTGGCGGTCTCCTGCGGAGAGGCTTCGGACATCGGAGTCCCTTCCCGTGACGAGACCTTTGACGATGGGTGGAAGGCTTTCCGTGCCCAGGTGGTTGAAAGCTCCGCGAGGCCTGGGGTTTTCATCGTCGAAGGAGACATCGCCATCCATGGCGAGGAGGCGCTGCGCAAGTATTACAATGATTTCATGGCTCGCACGTCACAGCCGCTGACGATCAGTCAGCGGCCTGTGGGGGGCGGTATGTTTGTGGACGACGTCTGGACTGACGCCGCGAAGCATTCGTTGACGTATTGCATCTCTGATGCATTTGGTACACAGAAGAGTCTCGTGATTACCGCAATGGCCACGGCCGCGGAGTCTTGGAGTCGACGAGTCGGGGTGACGATTCGCCACATTCCGTCTGAAGACGGAATGTGTGCTCAAGAGCCACCGGACTTCAATCTCAACGTGACTTTCGACGTCAAGCCTAGTCCACAGGCGGAGGAACATGAGTATTTGGCAGCGGCCTTCTTTCCGAGTGCTGCTCGCCATGAGGCGATCTTGAACATCAGTCCGAATGCCTTCACCACGTCAAGTGGCGGACGTACGCTGGAAGGGATTCTCCGCCATGAGTTGGGGCATGTTCTGGGATTCCGTCACGAACACATGTGGGCGGAGCCGATAGGCAGTTGTTCCGATGACATCGAGGCGGAAGACACAGGAGCGCCTGGGCTTGAGGATGACGGTCGATTGCTCGTGGGGGGGTATGATACGGCGTCGGTCATGTTCTATCCCCAGTGCAGGCCTCCCGGTTCAGTGGGGGGCTATGCCCAGACGGAAACGGACTACCGTGCGGCCATCTCCCTCTATGGCTTGGCGCCGTCCTTGATTGTTTCAGCTGTCACTCCGCTGTAG
- the dgcA gene encoding N-acetyl-D-Glu racemase DgcA: MRKVTIKHESWPIAGSFTISRGSKTSAEVVVVTLEEGGAVGRGECVPYARYGETVDGVLRALEAARPRIEAGLGRDGVPEVLEPRAARNALDCALWDLEAKKAGKPVWELLGMAAPGPLVTAYTLSLDTVEAMGAAAKKSAHRPLLKVKLGRGSTEDLERLRAIRAGAPASRLIVDANEGWRPEELPTLLAACAELGVVMVEQPLPASDDEALRGLRRPVAVCADESAHDRHGLTELVGKYDAINIKLDKTGGLTEALALAREARGHGLQLMVGCMVSTSLAMAPAALVAQGAEVVDLDGPLLLARDREPGIHFEGNTLFWPPRELWG; encoded by the coding sequence ATGCGCAAGGTCACCATCAAGCATGAGAGCTGGCCCATCGCGGGCAGCTTCACCATCTCCCGAGGCTCGAAGACCTCCGCCGAGGTGGTGGTCGTCACGCTCGAGGAGGGCGGCGCCGTGGGGCGCGGCGAGTGTGTCCCCTACGCGCGTTATGGCGAGACGGTGGATGGGGTGCTGCGGGCCTTGGAGGCCGCGAGGCCGCGAATCGAGGCGGGCCTGGGGCGAGACGGTGTCCCCGAGGTGCTGGAGCCCCGGGCTGCGCGCAATGCATTGGACTGTGCGCTGTGGGACCTGGAGGCGAAGAAGGCGGGAAAGCCTGTCTGGGAATTGCTGGGCATGGCCGCGCCTGGACCACTCGTCACCGCGTACACGCTGAGCCTGGACACGGTGGAGGCCATGGGTGCCGCCGCGAAGAAGTCCGCGCACCGGCCCTTGCTCAAGGTGAAGCTGGGGCGAGGGAGCACGGAGGACCTCGAGCGGCTGCGGGCCATTCGCGCGGGAGCGCCCGCGAGCCGGCTCATCGTGGATGCGAATGAAGGGTGGAGGCCCGAGGAGCTGCCCACGCTGCTGGCGGCCTGTGCGGAGCTGGGGGTGGTGATGGTGGAGCAGCCGCTGCCCGCGTCCGATGATGAGGCATTGCGAGGGTTGCGCCGTCCGGTGGCGGTCTGCGCCGATGAGTCCGCGCATGACCGTCATGGATTGACAGAGCTTGTCGGCAAGTACGACGCCATCAACATCAAGCTCGACAAGACGGGAGGACTCACCGAGGCCCTGGCCCTGGCCCGGGAAGCGCGAGGGCATGGGCTTCAGCTCATGGTGGGCTGCATGGTCTCCACGTCGCTGGCGATGGCGCCCGCCGCGCTGGTGGCACAAGGCGCCGAGGTGGTGGACCTGGATGGGCCGCTGCTGCTCGCCAGGGACCGCGAGCCGGGCATCCACTTCGAGGGCAACACCCTCTTCTGGCCGCCCCGGGAACTGTGGGGCTGA